TGGATCCTGCTCTTCAAACACCCATGTACTTCTTTCTCAGAAACCTGTCCCTTCTGGAAGTCTGTTTCACCTTGGTCATGGTGCCGAAGATGCTTGTAGACCTAGTGTCCCCCAGGAAAATCATCTCTTTTGTAGGCTGTGGTACCCAGatgtacttctttttcttctttggcaGCTCTGAATGTTTCCTTCTCTCTATGATGGCTTACGATCGCTTTGTGGCCATCTGTAACCCTCTCCGTTATTCAGTCGTAATGAATAGGCCCCTCTGCTGGTGGATGGCTGTGGGCTCCTGGATGTCTGGTGTTCCTGTCTCTATGCTACAGACAGCTTGGTTGATGGCCCATCCTTTCTGTGGACCAAACACCATAGACCACTTCTTCTGTGATGGTCCCCCAGTGTTGAAACTAGTCACCCAGGATACAACCATGTACGAAATGCAAGCACTTGGCTCCACACTACTATTTattatgtttcccttttcccTCATTTTGGTTTCCTACACTCGCATTATTAAAACCATCCTGATGATGCCCTCTGCTACTGGCCGCCAGAAGGCGTTCTCCACTTGCTCATCCCACCTTATTGTGGTGTCCCTTTTCTATGGAACAGCCAGCTTGACCTACCTACGGCCCAAATCCAACCAGTCGTCTGAGAGCAAGAAGATAGTATCATTGTCCTACACTGTCATCACACCTATGCTAAACCCCATCATCTACAGCCTAAGAAACAACGAAGTGAAGGGGGCAGTCAAGAGGACAATCACTCGAAAAGTCTTGCAGAAGTTAGATGTGTTTTGAGCTCTGTTGGGTAGAGCTGTTTTGAACAAAGTAGGAGCACCAGAAGCCTTGAATAAAAGCTTATAAGGAATGGAAGATTTGCTCTTACTTTGTCAGGCTCACTTACTATGACAGGTAAGTCTCAGGATTTCAGTCAGAGTCTCAGCTCAAATTGGGATAGTTGAGAGAATCTTTATGAAGGGATTATTCGCAAACTGTGGGGCAGCTCATATGATGGAACTTCCTTATCCCTTGATCTGAAGGGCAAGGAGAAGCAGTATGAACTGGAGTCTGGAGAATGCTAAGACTATAAGAAAAAGCCACTCGCCAGGACCTCTCTTCTTTAGAAGAGGAAGGCAGCCATCCCAGCCTGATTCTGCCCTGACTCTCTCAAATCTACTGCTGGTGTCTGTTCTTGACCAAACCAAATCTGAGACAGAAGGCGAGAATGTCCATTGATGCAGTAATCAAGGGACTGTCTTCTGGAGCATGGATCGGGATGGAAAAATTTATGAAGGGTAAATGAAAATATCACCAGAAACCACTATTTATTCTGCAGCTAATGTGATGCAAAGACTAATCATGTAATGTCTTTTGAGTGAAGGTTTAAAAGGTGGAGAGTATTGAAAGGTGGAGATTCACAGTTGCCAAGAATTCATGGTGCAaattctttgtatgtgtggctgGTTTAAATGaggttatttaataaaattaCCTTAGTATTAATATTTGGTGACACGATTCTGAACTTCGTTGATCATTGGATCAATTGGTTACTCATTTGTATTAATCAAATGTGACTTAGAATTTAAAGAACAAACTttatttgacacaatattgtaaaatgaatataactcaataaaaaaatgtttaaaggcaAAAAACCTCACaccttatttaaaatgaaaaaaaaaagaacaaactttgcTTGATAATATGGTAAAAGCAAGAGTAAAGATAGAAAGAAGGAACATGATTTATGAAGTCACTGTCTATAACAAATGTGACTGAGTCAgtttaattttggaaaatctcGTATTTCCATTAGCAAAGGAAATATATTGGTTTTGAATATGTAATTTATGCATAATGGTAACAGTTGCTCTAAGACTTCATTAGTCAGTGTTTTTCTTAACTGTACAAAATTTTCTTTAAGCAGTAATAACTCCCTAATCATTTGTTGTCAATTttcaggaaaatttaaaaatcatcataAATTTCCAACTTTTGAtgactattttaatttaattgtgaTTCCCCGAGGTTTGCATCCATTGAGTGTGGTGGGAGTTTGGGGTAGGAAATATCAGTTCTTTTAAATCTTTCTCCTTCAATGGCCTTTTAATTTCTTAAGTCTagctcagatattttaaaattaatgttactAAGTTCAGTGACCATCTGGTAAGACTATTGCAATGGTTTCCTGCTAGCTGTATGTGACTCGAGTAGACTGTGAGATTGTAAAATGAATTGAGTAGCGCATGCGTATGTATTTAATAGACCAGcgaaattaaacatagaatagaataaaataagcAGTATATGAAAAAAGCTTATGGGAGCACTTGATACATAGTAAACGCTATCTGATTGTTTGATAGTATAATTGTTAGAATAACAAAATATAGAGGATTCTGCAAATGTTTTAGTTATGCATACATTATCTTCTGaatgaaatgtaaattaatttctTCTGTAAGGTGCgagcaaaaatgttaaaaagtgatGCACCTCTTGCATATCCTGTTATTTATAAACTACGATTTTTTGTagggaatttataatataactACTATGTTTCAAATAGTTTTATTAAAATTGATACAAGTCACAGAATTACAAGACCTTcatggagatttcttttttttttttttaatttttagcctCAATTtacaagttgattttttttttaaagttccaaaACCTAGTTAATAGGGTCAGTATGAGATCTAGAGGTATGATTGAAAAGATTGGTTTGGTAAGTTGTTGTCCCAAACAAATGATGTCATCACTAACGGTAATTCCAGAATTTACTTTGGGccaaatattttcatcattgttCTTATGGTGATATAATTGACTTTTTGGTTGTAGTGAAAAGACATTTTGCATGAGTCTTTTCTAAGTTTACAATTCCGTAGACTACTTCCAAATACGTTTCCCTCATCGTTAGTTACAagcaattttggaaatatttcctcTAATTGTCCTTAAGTTTGAGGGTTAGAGGCTGTCATCAAAGGTCAAACCTCGTACGCATAAGATAAGAATTGGTTAGATTGTTTAGTTTACGTATTATTCAATCCTGTTACATACAGGGGAGCCGAggtaagaagaaaaatcaagtgCATCTGGTATTTCGGCGTAGCTTAAAAAGTCTATCTTTGGTTTATTTGAATGGCACTCAAGTCAAATTAATGAATCCaaacaaatacatataacattgcttcatatttatattttaatgtgaaatgAACAAAACTGTCCTAAAGGAGTTTTAGATTTGTTTAGGAGAACTTAAGAACCATTAGCTAAGGGggtagggtacagctcagtggtaaagtgcacgcttagcatgcacgaggtcctgggctcagggccagagtacctccgttaaaaaataaataaacaaataacctaattactacccccccccaaaaaaagaaccaTTAGCTAGTAAAAATACAATTATATAATGAAGTGATAAAGCAAACTTCCCACTCTCCAAAATcaatgctgcagtaacaaatacatgcacatttataaatgaatatCGATAGTGAGTGCTGTGGGTGTTTGGGTAGCAGactgaataaaatttatttaaaatgatgaatcaCTGTGGAATGAAACCTACAGACTTGGTAGTCAGATAATCACTCATTTGAATTCAGAATTCAATACTCAGTAACAACCTATTTATCCTCCatgaactttcatttttttcccgtGTTTGTGGCAAAGTCAGGTGAGTTTCTATTGTGCTGTTACAATTTAATGTACCCAGAAAAGAAGGGACAGTGATTATTTACAGACCACATAGCCTCTGGACTCCTCATTTTATGATTCTTAGGGGAAGGCTGAAACCATCTTCTATGAAGATGTGAAGCCAGATGCACCATATTTCACCAGACTCCCTTACAGCTAGTTGATGGGTGTGCAACCTAAGCTCATGGAATCACATTTTGAATCGCAGTTTAACCACGCAGAGAAGTGAGGGCAGTGGGGATGAAGCCAGGGGCTCCCAGTGCCCAGGGACCACGGAGACTGAAGCGCTGTGGCGGTGCCAGTGCCTAGGGCCCGGAGTACTAGCTTAACCTGTGGCATCCAGGGTCCAGCAGGGCCACGGCAGTGTGTTGATACAACTGATTCTGGAGCATTAATTTGGATGTCCATGTGGTCCTGGTTATGCTTGCATTTCCCTTCCTAT
The Vicugna pacos chromosome 12, VicPac4, whole genome shotgun sequence DNA segment above includes these coding regions:
- the OR10A7 gene encoding olfactory receptor 10A7, whose product is MICENHTQVTEFILLGFTNNSEMQVSLFVLFLAIYTVTLLGNFLIVTVTSVDPALQTPMYFFLRNLSLLEVCFTLVMVPKMLVDLVSPRKIISFVGCGTQMYFFFFFGSSECFLLSMMAYDRFVAICNPLRYSVVMNRPLCWWMAVGSWMSGVPVSMLQTAWLMAHPFCGPNTIDHFFCDGPPVLKLVTQDTTMYEMQALGSTLLFIMFPFSLILVSYTRIIKTILMMPSATGRQKAFSTCSSHLIVVSLFYGTASLTYLRPKSNQSSESKKIVSLSYTVITPMLNPIIYSLRNNEVKGAVKRTITRKVLQKLDVF